A genomic region of Chelmon rostratus isolate fCheRos1 chromosome 8, fCheRos1.pri, whole genome shotgun sequence contains the following coding sequences:
- the LOC121610615 gene encoding membrane-spanning 4-domains subfamily A member 8-like: MSVTMAKTNGVTVLTLTADPQSRYPPLCQILKGLCYSPVCCSVSQHLRRLQKNLSVLGALHIMVGLLNIGLGVILQASHSGAGWQMQDTRFHIWLGVLFIIFGIVSILSEKYPSPCLVILNVILNLAGVGFAIAAIVLYSINVAHIWGWWMCQSYYYRSRNSTPSPRVDIVMEKCLKGKALILMLLRSINAVLIVLSALELCVAISCVVLGIKALKSSEKRENKSTYDPELYKTLLEEVTTDPAV, from the exons ATGTCTGTGACCATGGCCAAAACTAATGGGGTCACCGTGTTGACTTTGACCGCTGACCCCCAAAGCCGTTATCCTCCGCTGTGCCAGATCCTCAAAGGCCTTTGCTACAGCcctgtgtgctgctctgtgtctcagcACCTGAGGAGGCTCCAGAAAAATCTGTCAGTCCTGGGG GCTCTGCATATCATGGTTGGGTTGCTCAACATCGGCCTTGGAGTGATCCTCCAAGCAAGTCATAGTGGCGCAGGGTGGCAAATGCAAGACACGCGATTTCATATTTGGTTGGGAGTACTG tTTATCATATTTGGCATCGTGAGCATCTTGTCTGAGAAGTACCCCAGTCCATGTCTG GTCATCCTCAATGTGATTTTGAATCTGGCAGGAGTTGGTTTTGCCATTGCAGCCATTGTACTCTACAGCATCAATGTGGCACATATATGGGGTTGGTGGATGTGTCAGTCTTATTACTACCGTTCACGAAACAGTACACCATCTCCTCGAGTAGACATCGTAATGGAGAAATGCTTGAAAGGCAAAGCACTGATTCTG ATGCTTCTAAGAAGCATCAATGCTGTGCTGATCGTCCTGTCGGCCCTGGAGCTCTGCGTCGCCATCAGCTGTGTCGTGTTGGGGATCAAAGCTCTGAAGAGcagtgagaagagagaaaacaag aGCACTTATGACCCAGAACTCTACAAAACACTGCTGGAGGAAGTCACCACTGACCCTGCAGTCTAA
- the LOC121609887 gene encoding uncharacterized protein LOC121609887, producing MSATMAKADGVTVLTLTSDPESACPPLCQILKGLCYSPTCCSVSQHLRRVQKTSQSLLGALHIIVGLLNIGLGALIYDAGIHPFLLGGMFIFFGIVSILSEKFPSPCLVFLNVFLNLAGVGFAIVANVLYSMNIVLLSFWWMFDNAMILTGVIGVLIVLSVLELCVAISSAVLGIKALKSSEKRENKSTDDPEKYKREEVTTNPPA from the exons atgTCTGCGACCATGGCCAAAGCTGATGGGGTCACTGTGTTgactttgacctctgaccccgagAGTGCTTGTCCTCCACTATGTCAAATCCTCAAGGGCCTTTGCTACAGCCCTAcgtgctgctctgtgtctcagcACCTGAGGAGGGTCCAGAAAACTTCTCAGTCTCTCCTGGGG GCTCTGCACATTATCGTTGGGTTGCTCAACATCGGCCTTGGAGCGCTCATCTATGATGCTGGAATACATCCTTTTTTGTTGGGAGGAATG TTTATCTTTTTTGGCATCGTGAGCATCTTGTCTGAGAAGTTCCCCAGTCCATGTCTG GTCTTCCTCAATGTGTTCCTGAACCTGGCAGGAGTTGGTTTTGCCATTGTAGCCAACGTACTCTACAGCATGAATATAGTCCTCTTAAGTTTTTGGTGGATGTTTGATAATGCAATGATTCTG ACCGGCGTCATTGGTGTGCTGATCGTCCTGTCGGTCCTGGAGCTCTGCGTCGCCATCAGCTCTGCCGTGTTGGGGATCAAAGCTCTGAAGAGcagtgagaagagagaaaacaag aGCACTGATGACCCAGAAAAATACAAGAGGGAGGAAGTCACCACTAACCCTCCAGCCTAA
- the si:dkey-152b24.7 gene encoding 1-phosphatidylinositol phosphodiesterase-like, whose product MKTAHKCLLFNYILLSVTFLCHGKGLFFNDKGNLVLPGSYNIPWMASVEDFRTLSLITIPGTHDSMALYGGPEAECQAWSLTDQLKAGIRFLDLKVFALGDTLYVIHGVMYQHSTLKEVLDTIQAFLSEFKTEAVLIRVRADSFEKVMINKMVQSLIGNNQHYWVTSGMPNMGQIRGKIVFLQKSTFTLGIPLIEPDGKGSSEVSNIKDKDNRIIKQLSQAAEACGGDNAVLTYTSGTGLGTFWGMFLTPKRVAEKVDPWLNQYLTQFFPNQPRPCFGIIAMDFPGFDLIQDVINLNRW is encoded by the exons ATGAAGACTGCTCACAAGTGTCTGCTTTTCAACTATATTTTGCTGTCTGTCAC CTTTTTGTGCCATGGAAAAGGCCTGTTCTTCAATGACAAGGGCAACCTAGTACTGCCGGGGTCCTACAATATTCCATGGATGGCAAGCGTTGAGGATTTCCGCACCCTCTCTCTCATCACCATCCCTGGTACCCATGACAGCATGGCCCTGTACGGAGGTCCAGAGGCTGAATGCCAGGCCTGGTCCCTGACGGATCAGCTCAAGGCTGGCATTCGCTTCTTGGATCTCAAAGTGTTTGCACTGGGTGACACCCTCTATGTCATTCATGGGGTGATGTACCAGCACAGCACACTGAAAGAGGTCCTAGACACTATCCAGGCCTTCCTGTCAGAGTTTAAGACGGAGGCAGTGCTCATCAGAGTGCGAGCAGATTCTTTTGAGAAGGTCATGATCAATAAAATGGTTCAGAGTCTGATTGGCAACAACCAGCACTACTGGGTGACCTCCGGAATGCCAAACATGGGTCAGATCAGGGGGAAAATAGTGTTTTTGCAGAAGAGCACCTTCACACTAGGAATTCCTCTCATCGAACCAGATGGGAAAGGTAGCAGCGAGGTTAGCAACATTAAAGATAAAGACAACAGGATAATCAAACAGCTGAGCCAAGCTGCTGAAGCTTGTGGAGGTGATAATGCTGTCCTGACCTACACTAGCGGCACCGGCCTTGGCACTTTTTGGGGAATGTTCCTGACTCCAAAAAGAGTGGCTGAAAAGGTAGACCCATGGCTCAATCAATACCTGACGCAGTTCTTCCCAAATCAGCCCAGACCATGCTTTGGTATCATTGCCATGGACTTCCCCGGCTTTGACCTCATTCAAGATGTTATCAATTTAAACCGTTGGTAG
- the LOC121610573 gene encoding ubiquilin-1-like has product MAEKNSSDQTGETNVDKNATPGGSMMKVTVKTPNGKEEIAISEDSSVAQFKQEVSKKFEAKQEQLVLIFAGKILKDGDTLNQHGIKDGLTVHLVVKTAPKSTGGGTSQTSSSSAAPQSSSSSSSTTVADRTGGGTSQTPTQPANAMSGLGDLSGLLGLGMRSSNLMEMQQQVQSQLMSNPQLLSQIMGNPLVQNMMSNPDLMRQMFAGNPQMQQLMEQNPGVSRVFNNPELMRQMQNPETLSMLSNPRAMQALIQIQQGLQTLQAEVPGFMSRSPGGFAVPPTAGGSIPPVNPHPPGMATGSSLPSASSPTQQQLMQQMLQMFAGGGPSLQTPEDRFRQQLEQLNAMGFINREANLQALIATGGDVNAAIERLLA; this is encoded by the exons atGGCGGAGAAAAACAGCTCGGACCAAACTGGGGAAACAAATGTAGATAAAAATGCTACTCCCGGAGGATCTATGATGAAGGTCACGGTCAAAACCCCTAATGGAAAAGAAGAAATTGCGATTTCGGAGGATTCTTCTGTCGCCCAG TTTAAACAGGAGGTATCCAAAAAGTTTGAGGCCAAGCAGGAGCAGCTGGTGTTGATATTTGCTGGAAAGATTCTGAAGGATGGTGACACTTTAAACCAGCATGGTATCAAAGACGGGTTGACTGTTCACCTTGTTGTCAAGACGGCCCCAAA ATCAACAGGTGGCGGTACGTCTCAGACCAGTTCCAGTTCTGCAGCGCCTcaaagtagcagcagcagctccagcaccaCTGTAGCAGACAGAACAGGAGGTGGCACGAGTCAGACACCGACACAACCTGCTAATGCAATGA gtgGACTCGGTGACCTGTCCGGCCTGTTAGGTCTGGGCATGCGTTCCTCCAACTTAATGGAGATGCAGCAGCAGGTACAGAGTCAACTGATGTCCAACccacagctgctgtcacagatCATGGGGAACCCGCTGGTCCAGAACATGATGTCCAACCCAGACCTGATGAGGCAGATGTTTGCAGGCAATCCTCAGATGCAGCAGCTCATGGAACAGAACCCGGGTGTCTCCCGCGTGTTCAACAACCCCGAACTTATGAGACAG atgCAGAATCCTGAAACACTGTCCATGCTGTCTAACCCCAGAGCCATGCAGGCCCTCATACAGATCCAGCAGGGTCTGCAGACCTTACAGGCAGAAGTCCCAGGATTCATGTCCAG ATCTCCTGGAGGTTTTGCGGTTCCTCCAACTGCAGGGGGCAGCATCCCTCCAGTGAACCCTCATCCCCCTGGCATGGCCACAGGATCCAGTCTCCCCTCAGCCAGCAGTCCAACTCAGCAACAGCTCATGCAACAGATGTTACAGATGTTTGCTGGTGGAGGGCCATCA CTTCAGACTCCGGAGGACCGTTTCCGGCAGCAGCTCGAGCAGCTCAACGCCATGGGCTTCATCAACCGCGAAGCCAACCTGCAGGCACTCATCGCCACAGGAGGGGATGTCAACGCCGCCATTGAGAGACTGCTGGCCTAA